ctgaccaacacagaggaaccccatctctactaaaaatacaaaattagccaggcatggtggtgcatacctgtaatcccagctattcgggaggctgaggcaggacaatcgcttgaaccagggaggcggaggttgcagtgagccgagatcatgccattgcactccagcctgggcaacaagagcaaaactccatctcaaaaaaaaaaaaaaacaaaaaaaaacgccgggcaaggtggctcacacctgtaatcccagcactttgggaggccaaggtgggcagatcacaaggtcaagattgagactatcctggccaacatagtgaaacgccatctctactataaaaatgcaaaaattagctgggcatggtggcatgtacctgtaaccccagctactcaggaggctgaggcaggagaatcgcttaaacccaggaggcagaggttgcggtgagctgagatagcaccactgcactccagcctggtgacagagcaagactccatctcaaaaaaaaaagattgtggtCCAGTAACTTGGTTTCCCAAACTGAAAGCATCACCTTGACTATCTATAATAGACAACTTCAGGACCTAGTAACATTCCATATTTATTATGCAAGGTGACAAAACATGCTATGAATTACATCTTAAAATAAGACTAAGACCTCCAGAGCAATCTGAAAGCCACTGAGAAATAGTCTGAaatgggctgggtgaggtggctcacgcctataatcctagcactttgtggggctgaggtgggcaaatcacctgaggtcaggagtttgagaccaccctggccaacatggtgaaaccacatctctattaaaaatacaaaaattagccaggcatagtggcgcccacccgtagtcccaactattcgggaggctgaggcagaagaatcacttgaacccgggaggtggaggctgcagtgagccgagatcacgccattgtgctccagcctgggtgacagagagagactctgtctcaaaaaaaaaatctgaacccAGGAGACCTCAATGAGCATACGGTATAAAAGCGATACAATTTgtggcggggcgcagtggctcatgtctgtaatcccagcactttgtaatccaagcactttgggagctccTCAGCACTTTATGAACTCCTgacatttgaggtcaggagttcaagaccagcctggtcaacatggggaaccctactaaaaatataaaaattagctgaatgtggtggcgcatgcctgtaatcccagctactcaggaggctgaggcagaagaatcgtttgaacccgggaggtggaggttgcagtgagccgagatcacgccactgcactccagcctgggcgacagagcgagactccatctcaaaaaaacagtgATAGAATTTGCACCACCTTGTGGTAACAGGAACACATGACATTTTactagacattttatataaaatgactagaataaaaatataaaaattcctatagaaagtaaaaaaaaaaaaatagactcgGGAAGGAACAAAAGTGGAAGTACAATACAATGACTTTTCATTAACAAAGAAGCTCCCAGGTCAACACCTCTGTATCCTCTTGCTGCAACTGCATCCCACAATGTACCTGTCAATATTAAGTTACATTGCCTTTCAGTCACCTGCAGGTGATGTACAGCCACTGAATAGGGTGTTCCAGGTTCTTAGTACAAAGAGCAATGATGATAATGGCAAGGGCAATATGTGGTATCTGGATGCCAGAATACATGAAACACAGGCCCATCAGCTGCAAGGTCCAGGTCAGCAGGTTGATACTTCGTTCATTCTCCAAGGGCCCATACTTGTAACATACTGCAAAACTCATGAATCCAACTGTGAGGACATAACCTATGAGAAGAGTTATCAGAAGACATTCTTTTTCATCTATACTtggtaaaaataatttgtgtGGGAAGCAGTAGTTAATTTACTATATAGCACCAATTGAACTAGGAAATcagatttttacttaatttttcacacttttttcttagaatatattTCTCTAAGTTTCTATCCTTTCTGCTGTCCCAAATTTATTTGGTTCAAACAGAACATTAAAGGTACATGTTGAACAACCCTGAAATagactattttaaaaaaccaatataCAGAAATCCAGATTAATCACCCTTCAAAGGATAACTCAAAGGTTACTATCTATATGACCAAGgatttttactttgtaaataaaATCTACAGCAGTtcattcagaaatgaaggagaaaaaaattaactgcgGAGTCTTTTACTTAAGGTCCccaagtatatttaaaatatgattccaTTAATAAAGTCAACTTACAGCTTTTCAGAAAGATGTTTATTGTGTAAAGAAAGGTATATTTATAAATACCAATAAATGAACATCTTCGCCTTAACAGCACCATTCTAATTTAAGAGAAGGTGATAATTGTAGAGGGATTAGAAATAAGTGAaaaactatgatttttaaaagtttaaaaaaatgacatgaacTATTAAATCCCATAAGCAGGCAAAATCTTTTCATGATCAAATTAACTGAAACAGCCTATAAACGtacaaaaggaaagcaaaaccGACAACACTTACTTAAAAGATACTGCCAGTAACACCTCCAGAtctcttgtaaatttttaaaaactagttgaATGAGGTACAGAGAAAAAGACCAGCCTCCCACCAGGATGACGTAAATGGGACTTTTCTAAGACAGAGAGTAGAAGTGAAAGCAAAAAGTTACAACAGGCTTTCCATACATAAAAGAAGCAAAATggaactatgattttttttttaaaaaattcaacctACTCAAAATGCACAAAAAACACTTCTCTTAAAAAGATGTCCTTTATACTTAAAATGGTACAGTCTGCAACGAACACTGGGAAGATGAAATGCTAAATAACTTAAAAGCCTGGctatataattaaaaaacagGAAGCAGACTTTAATCCCCCTCTGAGCACaggattttatataaaaagaaagaatttgtaaTCAGGCTCCAAGTTTCATCGTGGAAAGTACCTTTCTGAATCAAGGAGAGTAGGATATTGACTCATCAGCCATCAATacacattttcagttttctaagaTTACCCAGGAAAACAGTCCTTCAGCTATCCAAATTCATTCTAGCTGCACATGAAGATTCTGATACTTACCTTAGGCATAAACTTAGATAGTATAAAAATGATGATTAGCAGAGAGGCCACAATTCCCACAGTCATCCCAGTAGAGTAGTAGAAAATTTGACTtctgcaggaaaaaaatgtatttcatgaccatatgtatatatttcatacataGCACTGTTGAAACTAGGACAACTAACCCAGCCGAAAGATTTTAAAAGGTACAAGATTAGAGCAGTACAAGCATCAGAGACATTTCAaatttggttccagaccactgcaataaaccAAATATTGCAATTGCAGTAAgtaagtcacacaaattttttggtttcccactgcatataaaaattgtttacactatattatagtatattaagTGTACAACagcattatgtcttaaaaatatatattccttaattaaaaatactttgctaAAACCTGCTAAAGATCATCTACGCCTTCAGTGAGTCATCAttttttttgctggtggagggtctcaCTTCCATGTTGATGGCTGTTGACTGATGAAGGCAGTGGTTTCTGAAGgctggagtggctgtggcaatttcttaaaatataatgaagtttgctgcattgacTCATCCTTTCAATGAAGATTTCTCTAAAGCATGCAATACTGTCTGATAGCATTTTACCacaacttctttcaaaactggagtcaaTCCTCCAACAGCATTAACCCTTAACAAGAGGATCACCCCTCCTTTGAAGCTAGGCACTGACTTCTCTCTCGCTATCAAAGTCCTCAATGGCATCTTCTTCTAGTATAAGGCTATTTTGTCTACACTGAGGAGCTCTTTAATTGTAGCCACTTTCAACAATGATgttagctagatcttctgaataacttgctacagcttctaTATCAGTGCttggttcatcttttttttttttttttttgagacaaagtctcactctgttgcccaagctggggtgcgatggcgtcatcatggctcactgcagccttgatctactgggcccaggtgattctcccacctcagcctcccgagtagctggtaccatgacttttttgtattttttgtaaaggcagggtttcaccatgttgctcaggctggtctcgaactccctgggctcaagtgatctgcccgcctcagcctcccaaagtgctgggactacaggcctgagccaccacgcctagcctacCTTGCACTTATGTAAtaagacagcttctttccttaaatctcatgaaccaaGAACCTTCACTAGCTGTAAACTTTTCTTCTGAGGCTTCCTCACCTCTCacccttcacagaattgaagaca
This sequence is a window from Homo sapiens chromosome 12, GRCh38.p14 Primary Assembly. Protein-coding genes within it:
- the NEMP1 gene encoding nuclear envelope integral membrane protein 1 isoform X4 gives rise to the protein MLFFCGDLLSRSQIFYYSTGMTVGIVASLLIIIFILSKFMPKKSPIYVILVGGWSFSLYLIQLVFKNLQEIWRCYWQYLLSYVLTVGFMSFAVCYKYGPLENERSINLLTWTLQLMGLCFMYSGIQIPHIALAIIIIALCTKNLEHPIQWLYITCRKVCKGAEKPVPPRLLTEEEYRIQGEVETRKALEELREFCNSPDCSAWKTVSRIQSPKRFADFVEGSSHLTPNEVSVHEQEYGLGSIIAQDEIYEEASSEEEDSYSRCPAITQNNFLT
- the NEMP1 gene encoding nuclear envelope integral membrane protein 1 isoform X6 translates to MTVGIVASLLIIIFILSKFMPKKSPIYVILVGGWSFSLYLIQLVFKNLQEIWRCYWQYLLSYVLTVGFMSFAVCYKYGPLENERSINLLTWTLQLMGLCFMYSGIQIPHIALAIIIIALCTKNLEHPIQWLYITCRKVCKGAEKPVPPRLLTEEEYRIQGEVETRKALEELREFCNSPDCSAWKTVSRIQSPKRFADFVEGSSHLTPNEVSVHEQEYGLGSIIAQDEIYEEASSEEEDSYSRCPAITQNNFLT